A part of Legionella sainthelensi genomic DNA contains:
- a CDS encoding OmpP1/FadL family transporter produces MHKPLRTLVSSAVIGVLATGVTHAAGFSLYGESAGYTTGNYAAGAAAEAADASTGWYNPAGLALLREQQMVFGGVGIFPTLKLNGTSTFTTATGLPAPFPAAIEYAQDFEGVNGSYNGFVPSFHYALPLGDRTTFGLSVTAPYGLSTDWSPYSPVRYSATYTEVLTTNISPELGTRLTEHFALGAGLDMQWSRVKFNQMVGAPTFFVALDENPYTVDSLSYNKGSSWGVGFHVGVMGIFNDNHTRIGINYQSRVRHVFYGHSRLSGILANDDFSLAQPVLPSSTSRQNDDLFSDPQEFPDVLTISGYQDINEKLALLGSVVYTGWHVFDVIKLNNVAAPNIGGPLAPVPFEVTPANVNIAVPQNFHDAWRVAIGANYHLNPKLMLRVGGGYDQTPTNNTDRNIRLPDVDRWAVAVGAHYQWRPDIGVDIGYTHLFAGSTPSIDSTQVLSPTSTYNVDAHGGSFSADLVGAQLTWIMDKVPAAPTK; encoded by the coding sequence ATGCACAAACCTTTAAGAACACTAGTGAGTTCAGCTGTAATTGGTGTTCTGGCTACCGGTGTGACGCATGCAGCAGGTTTCTCGTTGTATGGAGAAAGTGCTGGGTATACTACTGGTAACTATGCAGCAGGAGCTGCAGCAGAGGCAGCTGATGCATCGACAGGTTGGTATAATCCTGCAGGTTTAGCATTACTTCGTGAACAACAAATGGTTTTCGGCGGTGTAGGCATATTTCCAACGTTGAAACTGAATGGAACGAGTACTTTTACTACGGCTACTGGATTACCGGCTCCTTTTCCAGCAGCCATTGAATATGCACAAGATTTTGAAGGGGTAAATGGTAGTTATAATGGTTTTGTTCCTTCATTTCATTATGCTCTTCCTTTGGGGGACCGTACCACCTTTGGTTTAAGTGTTACTGCTCCATATGGTTTGTCTACCGATTGGTCACCTTATTCTCCTGTTCGATATTCAGCAACTTATACTGAAGTATTAACTACTAATATTTCCCCTGAATTGGGCACTCGGCTTACAGAGCATTTTGCATTAGGGGCTGGCCTTGATATGCAATGGTCTCGTGTTAAATTTAATCAAATGGTTGGGGCACCGACTTTTTTTGTGGCACTTGATGAAAACCCTTACACTGTTGATTCTTTAAGTTACAATAAAGGCTCCTCTTGGGGGGTTGGTTTTCATGTTGGTGTCATGGGTATATTTAACGATAACCACACACGAATCGGTATTAATTATCAATCCAGAGTAAGGCATGTTTTCTACGGACATAGCCGTTTATCAGGAATATTAGCTAATGATGATTTCTCCTTAGCTCAGCCTGTATTACCTTCTTCTACCTCGCGGCAGAATGATGATTTATTCAGTGATCCGCAAGAATTTCCAGATGTACTCACTATAAGTGGTTATCAAGATATAAACGAGAAATTAGCTCTCTTAGGATCTGTTGTCTATACAGGATGGCACGTTTTTGACGTAATTAAATTGAATAATGTTGCTGCTCCCAATATAGGAGGACCGCTAGCACCAGTTCCTTTTGAAGTCACTCCAGCAAATGTGAATATTGCCGTTCCCCAAAACTTCCATGATGCATGGCGTGTAGCAATTGGGGCAAATTACCATCTTAACCCAAAACTGATGTTGCGTGTTGGTGGGGGCTATGACCAAACTCCTACGAATAATACAGATAGAAACATCCGGTTGCCTGATGTGGATCGTTGGGCTGTTGCTGTGGGGGCTCATTATCAGTGGCGACCTGATATTGGTGTTGATATTGGATATACTCATTTATTTGCAGGCAGTACCCCTAGTATTGATTCAACACAAGTATTATCACCAACTTCTACGTATAATGTAGATGCTCATGGCGGTAGCTTCAGTGCAGATTTAGTCGGTGCTCAATTAACATGGATTATGGATAAAGTTCCTGCAGCACCAACAAAATAA